CTCACCATGAACACCTACTACGGCTTCCTCGACACCGTCACGCGCAGACACGGCCTCAAAACCTACCAACAATTCCTCAAAGCATTTGCACAGCTTCCGTACGCGCTACGCTGGCGAGATGTTTTCTTTGTCCACGGTGGAATTGCCAGAGGTTTGCACATGGTCGAAGAGGTTGAGAAGCTTGAGCGTGGGGAAGACGACCCCGAGCATCCTATCGCTTTTCAGCTGTTGTGGAACGACCCGCATCCCGGTGTCAAGGGGTTTGCTGAGAGCGAACGTGGAGGAGGAGCGCTCTACTTCGGGGAAGACGTCTTCACAAGCTTCATGGAGCAAAACGGCTTAAGGCTGCTGATACGCTCTCACCAGCCCATGCCCGACGGATACCGATACATCTTCGGCGGAAGGCTTTTGACGGTTTTCTCATGCCGCTACTACATGGTTCCACCCAAGGCGGTCCTGCTCCAAACCTATAAAGAACAGGCGGAGATAATTGAGTTGAAGTAGGTTGCGTGTCTCGGAAAAGGTTTACCTCATTGATACAAGGGCTCTCGGGTTTGAGAAAATCGTCGCATGCTACCTCGTGATGGGGCGGAAAACCGCTTTGGTGGACGCAGGATACTCGTCGACTGCCGATGTCGTGATAAACGCTTTGAAGGAGATGGGTGTCACCAGACTCGACTACATCATCCCCACACATGTTCACCTAGACCACTCGGGAGCGGTGTGGAGACTCGCCGAACACTTCAAAGAAGCGGAGGTAATCGCTCACCAGAGAGCCGTTAAACACTTGGTCGACCCATCAAAACTCGTGGCCAGCGTCCTCGAGGTCTATGGCCCAGACATACTACAGGTTTTCGGAGAAGTGAAGCCTGTTGAAGAGCATCGCGTTCACAGCGCAGCCGACGGCGAAACTCTCGTCTTAGGAGACGTTGAGCTAACATTCATCTACACACCCGGCCACGCACCTCACCAGTTCACAGTCGCCGTCAGCGACGGCTCCGTCATCACAGCCGACGCCGTCCCCATAAAATATCCCGGCAAACCATTCATCATTCCCTCGACACCGCCGCCAAGCTTCGACCTCAACCAGTTCATAGACAGCCTCGCCAAGCTCGGAAAACTCGGCTCCACAATCTTCCACACACCCCATTTCGGCAGCCGCGAAACAGACGAGTCCCATGTAGATTTTCTCTTAGAGAAGACGCGGGAGTTCGTGGCAGTGGCGGAGAAGGCGTATAGGCAGGGCGCGGGTGTAGGCGGAATCTACATGGCTCTTGAACGGAAGCTCGAGACAGAGGCGGGTGAAAAGCTTCCCATATACGCTCAGAACCTTGTCAAAATCTCATCCATGGGCCTGTACGACTATTTCAGAAAAAACGGCTGAACCTATTTTACCTGCGGTTAAGTAGGTTTTTTATGCCGTTAATCACCGTTGTTGGTAGTGGAAGGGTTGGGACCTCGGCTGCTTTGCAGATTGCTCTCCGCGAGCTGGGGGACATCGTTTTGGTGGATGTTATTCAGGGTCTTCCACAGGGCGAGGCCCTTGACCTAAACCATGCATGCGCTATATTGGACCTCGACGTCGATGTGAAAGGCTCAAACGACTACCGAGACATACAGGGCTCCGACGTTGTCGTGGTAACCGCGGGCCTCACACGCAAACCCGACATGACGAGGCTTGACCTCCTACTCAAGAACGCTGAAATAATCAAGGAGGTTTCGAGACACATAAGGGAAAATGCTCCAAAGTCTAAGGTGATTGTTGTAACCAATCCGCTTGATGTCATGGCGTATGTGGCTTACAGGGTCACGGGGTTCGAGAGCAGACGTGTGATGGGCTTCAGCGGACTGCTTGACGTGGGTAGATACCGTTACCTCATCAGAAACAAGCTGAATGTGAGCTACAGGTCCATCAGGGGAATGGTTATCGGCGAGCACGGCGACTCGATGGTTCTGCTGCCCAGCCACACCTATGTGGGGACCGAGGCTCTAAGCAAATACCTGGATGAGAAAACTACCGCGGAGATTGTGGAGGCGACGCGTAAAATGGGCGCGGAAATCATCAGGCTGAAAGGCTGGTCGGCGCATCACGCGCCGGGGGCAGGTGTCGCCGTCATGGTCGAGGCGATACTCAAGGACCAGAAATCCATCATCCCCACATCAACCCTTCTCACCGGCCAATATGGGGAGAAAGACGTTTACGCGGTTCTCCCCTGTGTGCTGGGAGCAGAGGGGGTGGAGAAGGTGCTGGAGCCGAGCCTGACACCTGAAGAGCTCGCCAAATTCCGCGAAAGCGTAAAAATCATCCGAAACGCCGTCAACCAGCTCAGCCTAGACAAGACTTAAAACGCCGCCATACATGCTGTCTATG
The sequence above is drawn from the Candidatus Caldarchaeum subterraneum genome and encodes:
- a CDS encoding protein phosphatase, translated to MTDLAQLAEQVAEILRKDPSLLKTDSSLLLVVGDTHGDVDSTKKALEYADEKGAVAVFLGDYVDRGPYQIENITLLFERKLAEPNRLLLLRGNHETLTMNTYYGFLDTVTRRHGLKTYQQFLKAFAQLPYALRWRDVFFVHGGIARGLHMVEEVEKLERGEDDPEHPIAFQLLWNDPHPGVKGFAESERGGGALYFGEDVFTSFMEQNGLRLLIRSHQPMPDGYRYIFGGRLLTVFSCRYYMVPPKAVLLQTYKEQAEIIELK
- a CDS encoding malate dehydrogenase, which translates into the protein MPLITVVGSGRVGTSAALQIALRELGDIVLVDVIQGLPQGEALDLNHACAILDLDVDVKGSNDYRDIQGSDVVVVTAGLTRKPDMTRLDLLLKNAEIIKEVSRHIRENAPKSKVIVVTNPLDVMAYVAYRVTGFESRRVMGFSGLLDVGRYRYLIRNKLNVSYRSIRGMVIGEHGDSMVLLPSHTYVGTEALSKYLDEKTTAEIVEATRKMGAEIIRLKGWSAHHAPGAGVAVMVEAILKDQKSIIPTSTLLTGQYGEKDVYAVLPCVLGAEGVEKVLEPSLTPEELAKFRESVKIIRNAVNQLSLDKT
- a CDS encoding metallo-beta-lactamase protein, producing the protein MRVSEKVYLIDTRALGFEKIVACYLVMGRKTALVDAGYSSTADVVINALKEMGVTRLDYIIPTHVHLDHSGAVWRLAEHFKEAEVIAHQRAVKHLVDPSKLVASVLEVYGPDILQVFGEVKPVEEHRVHSAADGETLVLGDVELTFIYTPGHAPHQFTVAVSDGSVITADAVPIKYPGKPFIIPSTPPPSFDLNQFIDSLAKLGKLGSTIFHTPHFGSRETDESHVDFLLEKTREFVAVAEKAYRQGAGVGGIYMALERKLETEAGEKLPIYAQNLVKISSMGLYDYFRKNG